From Medicago truncatula cultivar Jemalong A17 chromosome 7, MtrunA17r5.0-ANR, whole genome shotgun sequence, a single genomic window includes:
- the LOC11421671 gene encoding phospholipid--sterol O-acyltransferase isoform X1, translated as MANKPFLIFSILLAFLAVAGGDSGQGSELDYSKLSGIIIPGFASTQLRAWSILDCPYSPLDFNPLDLVWLDTTKLLSAVNCWLKCMLLDPYNQTDHPDCKSRPDSGLSGITELDPGYITGPLSSVWKEWIKWCIEFGIEANAIIAVPYDWRLSPSMLEERDLYFHKLKLTFETAFKLRGGPSLVFGHSLGNNVFRYFLEWLKLEIAPKHYIQWLDQHIHAYFAVAAPLLGATETIEATLSGFTFGLPVSEGTARLMFNSFASSLWMMPFSKYCRASNKYWKHFSGGKQVGTNTYHCDEEEFKSNFSGWPTKIINIEIPSTRGFEAYPSFSEIPEANLSGMECGLPTQLSFSAREIADGSFFKAIEDYDPDSKRLLYQLEKSYLGDPVLNPLTPWDRPPIKNVFCIYGSNSKTKVGYYFAPSGKPYPDNWIITDVVYEYEGSLVTRSGNLVEGNPGSISGDETVPYNSLSWCKNWLGPKVNITRAPQSEHDGSDVQIDLNVEHHYGDDIVPNMTRFPRVKYITYYEDSESLPGKRTAVWELDKANHRNIVRSSVLMRELWLEMWRDIHPDAKSEFVTKAKRGPLRDEDCYWDYGKARCAWPEYCEYRYVFGDVHLGQSCRLRYTSADLLLHYL; from the exons ATGGCGAACAAACCGTTTCTCATCTTCTCCATCCTCCTCGCATTTCTCGCCGTCGCCGGAGGAGATTCCGGCCAAGGCTCCGAACTCGATTACTCTAAACTCTCCGGCATTATTATCCCAGGCTTCGCTTCTACTCAGCTTCGAGCATGGTCTATTCTTGACTGCCCTTACTCTCCGCTAGATTTCAATCCTCTCGATTTGGTTTGGCTCGACACCACCAAA CTTCTTTCTGCTGTGAATTGTTGGCTTAAGTGCATGTTGTTGGACCCTTACAATCAAACAGATCATCCTGATTGTAAATCCCGTCCTGATAGCGGTCTTTCCGGAATTACAGAGCTTGATCCAGGTTATATAACAG GACCTCTTTCGTCTGTATGGAAAGAATGGATTAAGTGGTGTATTGAATTTGGCATAGAAGCTAATGCAATAATTGCTGTTCCTTATGATTGGAGACTGTCACCATCCATGCTTGAAGAACGAGACCTTTACTTTCATAAGCTTAA ATTGACATTTGAGACTGCTTTCAAACTTCGAGGTGGCCCCTCTTTAGTTTTTGGTCATTCATTGGGTAATAACGTTTTTCGTTATTTCTTGGAGTGGTTGAAGCTAGAAATTGCACCAAAACATTATATCCAATGGCTGGATCAACATATTCATGCTTATTTTGCTGTTG CTGCTCCACTTCTGGGTGCAACTGAAACCATTGAAGCAACACTTTCTGGATTCACATTTGGTCTTCCAGTATCTGAG GGAACAGCTCGATTGATGTTCAACTCCTTTGCTTCGTCATTGTGGATGATGCCTTTTTCCAAGTACTGTAGAGCAAGTAATAAATATTGGAAGCATTTTTCTGGAGGAAAGCAAGTAGGTACCAATACATATCACTGTGATGAGGAGGAGTTTAAGTCAAACTTTTCTGGATGGCCAACAAAGATAATCAACATTGAAATTCCTTCAACCCGTG GATTTGAAGCATATCCCTCATTTTCAGAAATCCCCGAGGCCAACTTGTCCGGAATGGAATGTGGACTACCTACTCAATTATCTTTCTCAGCTCGTGAAATAGCGGATGGCTCCTTTTTCAAGGCAATTGAAGATTATGACCCAGACAGCAAGAGACTCTTGTACCAATTAGAGAA ATCATATCTTGGTGATCCTGTACTTAATCCACTTACACCTTGGGATCGGCCACCAATAAAAAACGTGTTCTGCATTTATGGCAGTAATTCAAAGACAAAG GTTGGTTACTACTTTGCCCCTAGCGGCAAGCCGTATCCTGATAACTGGATCATTACAGATGTCGTTTATGAGTACGAAGGATCTCTAGTCACAAG GTCAGGAAATCTGGTTGAAGGGAACCCTGGATCTATAAGTGGCGATGAGACg GTTCCATACAACTCCCTATCTTGGTGCAAAAATTGGCTGGGACCAAAGGTGAACATTACAAGAGCTCCTCAG TCAGAACACGATGGCTCAGATGTACAGATTGATTTGAATGTGGAACATCACTATGGAGATGATATTGTTCCAAACATGACAAGGTTTCCTAGGGTTAAGTACATAACATATTATGAAGATTCTGAAAGTCTTCCAGGAAAGAGGACAGCAGTTTGGGAGCTTGATAAAG CAAATCACAGGAACATTGTTAGATCATCAGTGCTAATGAGGGAATTATGGCTTGAGATGTGGCGTGATATCCATCCTGATGCGAAATCAGAGTTTGTCACAAAAG CTAAGCGTGGACCTCTAAGAGACGAGGACTGCTATTGGGATTATGGGAAAGCTCGCTGTGCATGGCCAGAGTATTGTGAATATAG GTATGTTTTTGGTGATGTTCACTTGGGACAAAGCTGCAGGTTGAGATATACTTCAGCTGATTTGTTGTTGCattatttgtaa
- the LOC11421671 gene encoding phospholipid--sterol O-acyltransferase isoform X2 yields MANKPFLIFSILLAFLAVAGGDSGQGSELDYSKLSGIIIPGFASTQLRAWSILDCPYSPLDFNPLDLVWLDTTKLLSAVNCWLKCMLLDPYNQTDHPDCKSRPDSGLSGITELDPGYITGPLSSVWKEWIKWCIEFGIEANAIIAVPYDWRLSPSMLEERDLYFHKLKLTFETAFKLRGGPSLVFGHSLGNNVFRYFLEWLKLEIAPKHYIQWLDQHIHAYFAVAAPLLGATETIEATLSGFTFGLPVSEGTARLMFNSFASSLWMMPFSKYCRASNKYWKHFSGGKQVGTNTYHCDEEEFKSNFSGWPTKIINIEIPSTREIPEANLSGMECGLPTQLSFSAREIADGSFFKAIEDYDPDSKRLLYQLEKSYLGDPVLNPLTPWDRPPIKNVFCIYGSNSKTKVGYYFAPSGKPYPDNWIITDVVYEYEGSLVTRSGNLVEGNPGSISGDETVPYNSLSWCKNWLGPKVNITRAPQSEHDGSDVQIDLNVEHHYGDDIVPNMTRFPRVKYITYYEDSESLPGKRTAVWELDKANHRNIVRSSVLMRELWLEMWRDIHPDAKSEFVTKAKRGPLRDEDCYWDYGKARCAWPEYCEYRYVFGDVHLGQSCRLRYTSADLLLHYL; encoded by the exons ATGGCGAACAAACCGTTTCTCATCTTCTCCATCCTCCTCGCATTTCTCGCCGTCGCCGGAGGAGATTCCGGCCAAGGCTCCGAACTCGATTACTCTAAACTCTCCGGCATTATTATCCCAGGCTTCGCTTCTACTCAGCTTCGAGCATGGTCTATTCTTGACTGCCCTTACTCTCCGCTAGATTTCAATCCTCTCGATTTGGTTTGGCTCGACACCACCAAA CTTCTTTCTGCTGTGAATTGTTGGCTTAAGTGCATGTTGTTGGACCCTTACAATCAAACAGATCATCCTGATTGTAAATCCCGTCCTGATAGCGGTCTTTCCGGAATTACAGAGCTTGATCCAGGTTATATAACAG GACCTCTTTCGTCTGTATGGAAAGAATGGATTAAGTGGTGTATTGAATTTGGCATAGAAGCTAATGCAATAATTGCTGTTCCTTATGATTGGAGACTGTCACCATCCATGCTTGAAGAACGAGACCTTTACTTTCATAAGCTTAA ATTGACATTTGAGACTGCTTTCAAACTTCGAGGTGGCCCCTCTTTAGTTTTTGGTCATTCATTGGGTAATAACGTTTTTCGTTATTTCTTGGAGTGGTTGAAGCTAGAAATTGCACCAAAACATTATATCCAATGGCTGGATCAACATATTCATGCTTATTTTGCTGTTG CTGCTCCACTTCTGGGTGCAACTGAAACCATTGAAGCAACACTTTCTGGATTCACATTTGGTCTTCCAGTATCTGAG GGAACAGCTCGATTGATGTTCAACTCCTTTGCTTCGTCATTGTGGATGATGCCTTTTTCCAAGTACTGTAGAGCAAGTAATAAATATTGGAAGCATTTTTCTGGAGGAAAGCAAGTAGGTACCAATACATATCACTGTGATGAGGAGGAGTTTAAGTCAAACTTTTCTGGATGGCCAACAAAGATAATCAACATTGAAATTCCTTCAACCCGTG AAATCCCCGAGGCCAACTTGTCCGGAATGGAATGTGGACTACCTACTCAATTATCTTTCTCAGCTCGTGAAATAGCGGATGGCTCCTTTTTCAAGGCAATTGAAGATTATGACCCAGACAGCAAGAGACTCTTGTACCAATTAGAGAA ATCATATCTTGGTGATCCTGTACTTAATCCACTTACACCTTGGGATCGGCCACCAATAAAAAACGTGTTCTGCATTTATGGCAGTAATTCAAAGACAAAG GTTGGTTACTACTTTGCCCCTAGCGGCAAGCCGTATCCTGATAACTGGATCATTACAGATGTCGTTTATGAGTACGAAGGATCTCTAGTCACAAG GTCAGGAAATCTGGTTGAAGGGAACCCTGGATCTATAAGTGGCGATGAGACg GTTCCATACAACTCCCTATCTTGGTGCAAAAATTGGCTGGGACCAAAGGTGAACATTACAAGAGCTCCTCAG TCAGAACACGATGGCTCAGATGTACAGATTGATTTGAATGTGGAACATCACTATGGAGATGATATTGTTCCAAACATGACAAGGTTTCCTAGGGTTAAGTACATAACATATTATGAAGATTCTGAAAGTCTTCCAGGAAAGAGGACAGCAGTTTGGGAGCTTGATAAAG CAAATCACAGGAACATTGTTAGATCATCAGTGCTAATGAGGGAATTATGGCTTGAGATGTGGCGTGATATCCATCCTGATGCGAAATCAGAGTTTGTCACAAAAG CTAAGCGTGGACCTCTAAGAGACGAGGACTGCTATTGGGATTATGGGAAAGCTCGCTGTGCATGGCCAGAGTATTGTGAATATAG GTATGTTTTTGGTGATGTTCACTTGGGACAAAGCTGCAGGTTGAGATATACTTCAGCTGATTTGTTGTTGCattatttgtaa